A genome region from Gouania willdenowi chromosome 9, fGouWil2.1, whole genome shotgun sequence includes the following:
- the LOC114469947 gene encoding regulator of G-protein signaling 3-like isoform X6 — MTTASTRVSGSTNIPGADFGSSHLRAEVRLAHISSIKKKVLVQSRTRTQLDQKIRTQSMSKPHQSESTTHRKSPRRPPRPEKKKNHPSSLGDKGQLKLSILPQETHIIIHIQQAKGLMGRSQRSCDSFVTLTVTSDLHQCLSGKTQTVTTTRNPDYNRRFSLRITDRLMLCRLLVSVYRRSADHRCRQLIGCMSFGIGSLVLSCKECGRSKHLRVKPKHGRPIRTLRRAKAGSTPEPEPEQHREDFGSSVPTRSSNVLHKQEKSHTLDLQHLHKSTANTGRMTVRVTRGNNGFGFTICCDAPVRVQAVETGGPAHQAGLCQGDSVLQLNGIPVETWKCVDLAHAIRSCSSHIVLVLWRKSQESKVLRDTAPHADVRHSFLWRDEKVPQQEFSIHTLKGTRVTSSNGDNYIFLSPVSHGGAILQSCLQECEDTVGRLYQTHPIKGQQLLRDLRPQPSHQPYSSHTAMLPPPTSALSAKFSNYQNCTMVQSHRPSSRYSSFISPKPQTLIFPVFIQPVDLCSSDRTLLLSENMMLQPTQQLPTKVTVFVYTDLLLLTTADSVGRFLVLQTPLFLDGLQLREVSSEPLRLYLLQSSASGWRCVVCLEAFSIEQKIRVSLCLHDNMQLVAPETNLCPQVSTLPLHLPPPSADLLPEPHPFHSDRKNSKEEEELQQGQGQSRCEKRQSHLHTLNDGDSDEDKPNHKPTGLHRSLSEGSLLKEPRSPRFLSDSSIHRLTCPLTSDPSPHTVRKQLTRTDGTLKELLLLFNNNNNNKGSECNNVKLKRKNLSVSVDVRGRLSFLRKRNNSRGFHGNSLDRALRNNRPSLKEVLKWAESFDALLANQYGVAVFRYFLRSEFSEENLDFWLAVEGFKQTRPLKMEAHGQRIYREFISADAPRQVNVDSFVRESTNQSVRHGVGPTSFDQAQEQVFNLMMSDSYPRFLKSHLYTTLTNQSTVDNTVDQA; from the exons ATGACGACTGCCAGCACCAG AGTCTCTGGCTCCACGAACATACCCGGAGCAGATTTTGGATCATCTCATCTCAGAGCTGAGGTCAGACTGGCTCACATCTCCAGCATCAAGAAGAAGGTCCTGGTCCAGTCCAGGACCAGAACCCAGCTGGATCAGAAGATAAGAACCCAATCCATGTCCAAACCCCATCAGTCAGAGAGCACGACCCACAGGAAGTCCCCCAGAAGACCTCCAAgaccagagaagaagaagaatcatcCATCCTCCCTCGGAGACAAAG GTCAGTTAAAGCTTTCCATCCTTCCACAGGAGACACACATCATCATTCACA TCCAACAAGCCAAAGGTCTGATGGGGCGGAGTCAAAGGTCATGTGACTCCTTTGTGACG CTGaccgtgacctctgacctccatCAGTGTCTAAGCGGAAAAACCCAGACCGTCACCACCACCAGGAACCCCGACTACAACCGAAGGTTCAGCCT gaggatCACTGACAGGCTGATGCTCTGCAGGTTGTTGGTATCTGTTTACAGGAGGTCAGCTGACCACAG GTGCCGACAGCTGATTGGTTGTATGAGCTTTGGGATTGGCTCTCTGGTTTTATCCTGTAAG GAATGTGGGCGGAGCAAACACCTTCGAGTGAAGCCGAAGCATGGCCGACCTATCAGAACCCTGAGAAGAGCCAAAG CAGGATCCActccagaaccagaaccagagcaACACAGAGAGGACTTTGGCTCTTCTGTCCCCACAAGGTCGTCCAATGTCCTCCACAAGCAGGAGAAGAGCCACACACTGGACCTTCAACACCTCCACAAATCTACAGCAAACACAGGCAGAATGACt GTCAGGGTCACTCGAGGAAACAACGGCTTTGGTTTCACCATCTGCTGCGATGCACCGGTGCGAGTGCAGGCCGTGGAAACAG GTGGTCCCGCCCATCAGGCTGGACTCTGTCAGGGAGATTCTGTGCTTCAACTCAATGGGATCCCCGTGGAAACCTGGAAGTGTGTGGACCTCGCACATGCCATTAG gagCTGCTCATCTCACATTGTCCTTGTCCTGTGGAGAAAATCACAGGAGAGCAAAGTTCTGAGAGACACc gcTCCACATGCTGACGTGCGGCATAGCTTCCTGTGGAGAGACGAGAAGGTCCCACAGCAGGAGTTCTCCATCCACACACTGAAGGGCACCAGAGTGACATCATCAAACGGAGACAACTACATCTTCCTGTCACCTGTCAGTCACGGAGGAGCG ATCCTTCAGTCGTGTCTCCAGGAGTGCGAGGACACTGTGG GTCGACTCTATCAGACTCACCCAATCAAAGGACAGCAGCTCCTTCGCGACCTCCGACCCCAGCCGTCACATCAACCATACAGCAGTCACACCGCCATGCTGCCTCCTCCCACCTCGGCTCTGTCCGCAAAGTTCTCCAACTACCAGAATTGCACCATGGTGCAGTCTCACCGGCCTAGCTCCAGATACTCTTCTTTCATCAGCCCCAAACCCCAAACCCTCATCTTCCCCGTCTTCATCCAG CCTGTGGATCTGTGCAGCTCTGACAGAACTCTGCTGCTCTCAGAGAACATGATGTTACAACCAACACAACAACTGCCTACAAAG GTGACGGTCTTTGTGTACACTGACCTGTTGTTGTTAACCACCGCTGACAGTGTGGGTCGGTTCCTGGTCCTGCAGACTCCATTATTCCTGGACGGCCTGCAGCTCAGAGAAG TGTCCTCCGAACCACTGCGTCTCTACCTGCTGCAGAGCTCCGCCAGTGGGTGGCGCTGTGTGGTCTGCCTCGAGGCCTTCAGCATCGAGCAGAAGATCCGGGTCAGCCTCTGTCTCCATGACAACATGCAGCTGGTTGCCCCGGAAACCAATCTCTGCCCACAG GTCTCCACACTTCCTCTCCATCTTCCTCCTCCATCTGCTGACCTTCTGCCTGAGCCACACCCATTTCACTCAGATAGGAAGAACagcaaagaggaggaggagctacagCAGGGACAAGGACAGAGCCGCTGTGAAAAAAGGCAGAGCCACCTCCACACCCTGAATGATGGAGACAGTGATGAAGACAAGCCAAACCACAAACCTACAg GGCTGCACCGCTCTCTCTCTGAGGGCTCTCTGCTGAAGGAGCCTCGATCGCCCCGTTTCCTGTCTGACAGCTCTATCCACCGTCTGACCTGCCCCCTGACTTCTGACCCCTCCCCTCACACTGTGAGGAAACAGCTGACCAGAACAGACGGGACGCtaaaggagctgctgctgctattcaacaacaacaacaataataag GGCTCAGAGTGCAACAACGTGAAGCTGAAGAGGAAGAATCTGAGTGT ATCTGTGGATGTTCGTGGACGCCTGTCATTTCTAAGGAAACGTAATAACAGCAgaggtttccatggaaacagtTTGGACAGAGCTCTGAGAAACAACAG GCCGTCATTGAAGGAGGTGCTGAAATGGGCGGAGAGTTTTGATGCTCTTCTTGCCAATCAAT atggCGTGGCAGTGTTCCGGTACTTCTTGAGATCCGAGTTCAGCGAGGAGAATCTGGACTTCTGGTTGGCTGTGGAGGGATTCAAGCAAACACGCCCACTGAAGATGGAGGCACACGGACAGAGAATCTACAGAGAGTTTATTTCTGCTGACGCTCCTCGACAG